The Dehalobacter sp. DCM sequence AAACGAAATTAGGCCACAGACAAAAGGAAAATAATATGGCTTATTTCAATAGTACGGCACGTGTCAACCGCAGAAATATCCAGAGACTCAAGGAAAATATTATCCGTATGCTGGCCAAACAGGCTGAAGTAACCGTTGTTCCCTCTGAATATGGGGTGATCATACCCAATAAGCTGTGGATGATTGGCAGGACATCTAATCATAAGGTGTTTAATAAGGTCATGACCAATGCAAAGGGCGGGTATGTGATCGATATCTTGCTCGATGCGAGCGGATCCCAGCGCGAACGACAGGGAATTATCGCGGCGCAGGGTTATATTCTCTCAGAAGCGCTAACCTTAGCTGAAATCCCGAATCGCGTCATGAGTTTTTGCAGCTTTTTAGACTATACCATTTTGCGACGGTTCCGCGATTATGACAGCCCGCGCCTGGATAATAGCAATATTTTTGAATACCAGGCTGTGGGGAATAACCGCGACGGACTGGCAATTCGGGCTGTCTGTGAAGCTTTGACCAAACGGGATGAAGAGAATAAGATTTTAATCATCCTCAGTGACGGAAAACCCAATGATATTCAAATAGCGAAGAACAGCACGATAAGGGGTGATACGTCTTATCGTGGGTTCAAGGCGATAAAGGATACCGCAATGGAGGTTCGCAAAGCCAGAAAGTCCGGAATCATCGTTTTAGGCGTATTTACTGGGAAGGAGCAAGATCTGCTGGCGGAAAAGTACATTTACGGCAAGGATTTTATTTATACCAGAGATATCGGGAAGTTCGCGGATATTGCCGGGATTTTTCTAAAACGCGTGATCGACAGCTGAAAAAGGATATTTACACTCTTGTTCTTTTTTTACAAAGACCTATTGACATCACTGGGAATAGATAATATATTTTGTTATAGTGATAGCATTTATGTATTTATTAAAAACATGTTTCCGTATCATATCAAGAAAAATCAAATAATCACCATTTTGCCTGTATACACTTGTTAATATGCGTAAAATTGTACAATCTAAAACCATATAAAAAGTCCCGGGCAACTTCTCCATGTCATATTTTTATAAATAATTAAATTTATGCGTTCAGGAATGCTGTGAATAACATGAAGCAATAGCAATTATTATTTTGTGAATAATTGCTAGGATAGTAAATATTGATTTTTGTTTGTTGTATTATCCATTGCCATAGGACTGTACAGCATTATTTTCTGTGCCCTTATGGGTTGCAAATTGGTGAGTCTGGTTTTTTCTTCATGACCGCAGAGATTACGACTACCTTAGCCGATGGAGTAAACTGATGACGACAGCCATGCGGTGTCGATGCATCGAAATAGAGAGAATCGCCTTCTTTCAAGCGGTATTCATCAGATGCAACAAACCAAAGGGTTTCACCTTCCAGCATATAAAGCAGTTTAACTCCTTCGTGAAGTACGGGTGACATAGTGACTAAATCACCGCTGATGATCAGGCTATCAATTTCTTGATTCGGACTATCGGTCAGCTGCTGATACACACAGCCCATATGGTTTATTGCTTTTACTTCATTACTTTTAACAAAACTATGGACAGGATCCTGCTCATGAAAAAAGATATTAATGGGGACATCTAAGGCACGAGAGATCTTTTCTAGAGTTGACAAAGAGGGGCTAATAAAGTCATGTTCAATTTGGCTTATATAACTGATACTCACATTAATCATTTCTGATAGATTTGTAATGCTCAGATGGCGTTCCTTACGGATATTGCTAATCAATTTCCCTACTTTCATCAAGAAATTTCCTCTCTTCAACGTGTTGATTTTTCAGAGAATAGATGACAGTTATTGATTGAAGTGCAGGCAACGATCATTTCTAGTTTGTCATCGCAAGGGACACCCCAATGCGGTGCAGAGGCGTTAAAGAGAATGGCATCTCCTTCTCGCATTACGTATTCCTCCGTTCCAACATATAAGTGTAATTCACCATGTAATACATAAATCAGTTCAGTTCCTTCATGCTGGAAGATCATGCTTTCTAAAGCATGGATCTTTGTAATATATACACAGAGAGAGCTGCTCGGCGTGGGGTTACAAAGATATTCCAATAATCCTCCCAGCGAATGATGCAGATGAGTGCGTCTTTCCTTGGGAATATATTGGGTTTGGATCTTCGGCCGGGGAAAAAGTGAAGACACCGGAATACTCATAGCACCGGCAATTTTTTCTATACTCGATAAAGAAGGGCTGACCTTGTTTCTCTCTACCAGACTGAGATAGCCCATAGTCAAATCCGTTCTTTCGGCAATATTTCTCAAACTCAGCTGTTTCGTTTTCCGGATATCACGAATGATGGGACCTATTTCAACCATACATACCCTCTACGATCTAGCACATAGTCACACAAATAAAGTTTTACATTATACATTAAATTATATCCAATAACTCCTTTGTTTTGTACAGGAAATCGTTGTCAATAAACGGGATACTACCCGCATTCCAAGCGAATATTTACAGCCAGTTAATGCCAACCAGGCTTCCGTAATACAGACGATATCGAATCAGAGTTTTGAAGTCAAAATCATTCTATAAGCAGGTGCGATCCTGTCAAGGAAGTGAAGACGTATTGCGACTCTAGAAAGGTGTGAGGATAAATGAGCGATAGTACGGCAGAACAAACACTTGATCAACAGAATGAAGAGATTCTTGATGACTTTCCGGAAGGTATGATAAATGCGGAAGAAAGGAATAAGAACAATGTGGATGGCGATATTTCCTTGTTGACTGATATATATGCTTTGTGCAATCAATTAATTATCAAAGATGACTTGCATAGTGTTTATCACGCCGTTGTTGATACAGCTCTGATGCTGACCAACGCAGATAAAGGGTTTATCCAGGTTCCAGATGAAAAGAACCTGGGCGCGTTGAAGCTCATTGAATACTCTGGGATGAAAGAACATAAAGTTCCATATGCTATCCCCATCGGAGAAGATTGTTCCGGGAGAGCCTACACAGCGTTAAAACGGGTTATTGTCAAAGAGGTATCCAGTTCAACGATTTTTTCGAAGGAGAATAGACAGATTCTCCTTGCGGAAGATATACAGGCGGTTCAGTCTACGCCACTGATCAGCAGCAAGGGGAATACTCAAGGGATACTGTCGACATGTTATAGTCAAAAGCACGATCTGAATACAAGAGATTTACGGGTGATTGATATACTAGCACCGATTGCAGGCGATATGATTGAGTTAGCCAAAGATCGCGAAGAAACAAATCAGAAAGTGAAAGAAGCCCTCGCAATTAACGAAGAACTCCGACGCATGGACCAGCATAAGAACGCCTTCCTCAGCATGCTCTCTCATGAGCTCCGTAATCCGCTGGCTTCCATCATGATGAGTCTGTCATTGCTTGATGTTCCGGAAAATAATAAGGAAGCATTACGAGCGAAAAAGGCTATAAAACGGCAGTCTGCACTGCTTTCGCGACTTATCGACGATCTGTTGGATGTCACGCGTATTTCATCGAGCAAAATGACACTAAAAAGAGAATATATTGATTTGAATATGATAATTTCACGGGCGATTGATGATTACAAGGAACAATTTGAACGCGGAGGCGTTCACTTAGAGGTTGACCTGCCGTTAGTTCCTTTATATATCGAAGCAGATCCGGCACGGATAACACAAATTATCGGCAATATACTGCACAATGCGGTAAAATTTTCTGGAAGCGGCTGCTTGACCGCAGTGACTGTCTATAAGGAAGGTGCCGAAGCAGTTATTCGTATCCGGGATAATGGCATTGGTATCGAACGTGATTTATTAGAAGATTTATTTAAGCCTTTTGCACAGGCAGCAGATAGGAACTCAGAAAGGAATGGTCAAGGCCTCGGACTCGGTTTAGCCATTGTTAAAGGCATCGTGGAGCTCCATGGCGGTATTATTGAGGCATTTAGTGAAGGTTTAGGCAAAGGAACAGAATTTATTATTCGGTTGCCGCTTGGAGAAGGGCCGAATAATCTTTCTTGTCAGCAAAACATTGAAGATAAAAAGGCTGCGCAAGTTTTTAAGATATTGGTGATTGATGATGTCCCGGATATTGCGGAAATTCTCAGTTCCTTGTTATGCTCCCTGGGTCATGATGTTATTTCGGCCAAGAGCGGCAAAGAGGGGCTAGATAAAGCCAGAACATTTCATCCCGACGTCATCCTGTGTGATATCGGTATGATAGGAATTGACGGGTATGAGGTTGCGCAAAGAATAAGAAACGACAGTGAATTAAAGGATGTCTATTTAATTGCCTTATCCGGGTACGCTCAAGAAATGGATATTAAGAAGAGTATGCATGCCGGTTTTGATAAACATCTCGCCAAACCGTTAGACTTAGCTGTCTTAGACAAGATTCTGCTTGGGATCTCCAAAAGGTAAAGGGAGTATAAATTAGAAAACGTCATACGCAGGGAAATCAATGAGTTGATTTCCCTGTATGATATTTTTATATGTGTATTTAATTTGAATAATATATATGTAATTTCATTAATGCAGCATAACAATTCTAAGAGCAGATTTAGCGGCGGGTAAATTTGTTTACTATCCCAAACCACTATATAATGCCTTTATTGATTCAACTTAATTAAATGATACATAATAATATGAGGTGTTAATATTGACTGGGCAATTAATTGAAAGCGAGTTTATAGAAAGAAAGAATGTTAAGGATATTCTGAAGAATGTACTATCATACCCACTGAATATTGTAGTTGCTCCGATTGGCTACGGTAAAACAACCGCTGTCAAAAAATATGTACAAGATATAAAAATTCGCTCTGTATGGATTTCAATGTCAGAGCTAGGGAAGGATAATGATTTTTTTTGGCAGGAGTTAATCAAAAGTATTGCTCAATTTAATCAAACATTAACCGAAGAACTACAATCTCTCGGTTTTCCTTCGGATAATATAAGAATTGCCAAGGCTCTTAATATTATCAAAAAACGATCGGCTAAAGAAGAAATAATTATCGTCTTTGACGACTATTATTTGATTGAAAACAATGAGAAGAACGAATTATTATTGAATCTTATTCAGTTAAAAATACCCTACCTGCACATTATAATATTAAGCCGATTTATGCCGGACATCCCAGTTGCCGGGCTAATTGTTTCAGGTTTGTGTCATTTATTAGATCATGATGTACTCGCCTTTAGCATCGATGAAACTGAAAAGTATCTTAGTTTATATGGATGTCATGTAAACAAAAAGCAACTGGAGGAAATTCAGGATTATACTTGCGGGTGGATTACGGCTATTTGTCTAACCAAGAATTATTTAGTCAATGGGGAAGCGGATGCTTTTTCTAAATTTTATCATGATAGTGAATTGTTATTAAAATCAGTGATTACTCATATTTATGAGCCGGAAATTACGGAATTTCTTTATAAGATATGTTTTTTAGAATCATTCACTATGGATCAGGCATGTTTCATTTTAGAGGAAAAAAAAGTAATCGATTACATAAAACGGCTTTATAGGGATAGCTTTTTTATTTTAAGAAATCATGAAGGTGCTTATAAATTAAATAAGATAGTAAGAAATCTCCTTTGCAGTGGAAGGGAGCCTAATAAAAATGATATCGATTATCAGAAACTCTATGCAAGAGCAGGTCTTTGGTACATCAATGAGAAAAAGTACATTGAAGGGTTAAGTTGTTTATTTAAAGCGCAACATTTGGAAGATATATTAATGGTAATGGACAAAAAAGAGACAACCCTTGATATCATTCAATCTGCGCTTATAATCAACGATAACCTTTTGGAAATGATACTTAGTATGCAAGATCAAATAAAATACCAATATCCTATGGCCATGATTAAACTAATCTATATCTATTGCTTGGTTAGAGATAAAGAAAAGGGCGCAGAGATGTTTAATCTTTTGGCTAACTATTATAATGTATATAATCACGCGACATACAGTAACAAAAGAATTCTCGGTGAGATAGAATTTCATTGTAGTATAACTGTTTTTAATGATATCCAAAAAGTTTTTGACCATTTTGATAAGTCTTACGAACTTTTAAAGGGACAATCGTATATCAGTGATAAGCATGATGGACTCATATTTAGTTCACCCCATCTATCATATATGTACTATCGAGAAAAAGGGCACTATAAGGATATTATAGAGATTTTATCATCCAGGTATGAAAGCTATCTCTGTCTTATTGGCAGTAATTATGTCAGTTTTCAATACTTAGTATTTGCAGAATACTACCTTGAAACAGGCGATCTCGAACAAGCCCAACTTAATGTATTAAAAGCAGTTCATCTCGCACAAAAAGATAGATTTGTTTACCTGCTCGTATGTGCTAAATTCACTTTAACTCGTCTTTATCTTGCTCAAGGTAATATTTCCGGAGTCAATGAATGTTTGAGCTATTTTGCGGTTATAAGTCAGAATGATGATAACCTGTATATTCGAACCACCGTGGATATAGCTAGGGCCTATATATATTCCTGTATGGATCAAATAGACGAAATACCCGAGTGGATTAAAAGTAGAACGAATCTGAATGAAAGTTTCAGGCACAGTATGGATGTTTTTAGTATCGTATATGGTAAGTATGTGCTCCTTTCCGGTGATTTTATTGAGCTTGATGCTCTAATAAATAATTTTCTCGCTCAATTTCGAGTGTATAACAATCAGTTGGGATATATTTATACCTTTATATACAGTGCGGCTGCCAAGTGTACTCTTTATGGAATAGCTGATGGTGTTGTAGAACTAAATAAGGCATTGACTATCGCTGAGGCAGATAATATTGTTATGCCTTTTGCTGAAAACGCAGAATATATATTGCCCATTTTAAAAAGTGAGTTAGTTAATGTGAATTCAACCTATCTGAAGCGGCTCACCGCCTGTTGTATAGAGCATCTTGCTATAAAAAGAAAAATTAAAAGATCCAAAGGCTTCCTATCTGATCGAGAAATCGAAATATTACAGTCTTTAAATGACGGATTAAAAATAAAGGAAATTGCCAAAAAATTATTTCTTTCACCAAATACAGTTAGCACCCATATGAAAAATATCTATTCCAAATTGGATGTTAACAATAAAATTGCTGCTATTAAAAAGGCTTGTGAAATCAATATTATTTAATATTTAATTTATATAAAATATTCAAAAAATACCATATTTATGTGATGCTGCATATTCAGAATAAGACTATAATTAAAAAAGCTTATTCCGATATGCTTTTTTTTTAGGGATCGTTTGTGATAAATATTCAATACAACCAAATTATTGTTGACGCTTAATTAATATTGGGAAGGAAGCTATATTGTTGTGGTTGATAAAAATACGCTAATGCACAAAAATACTAAGGTAAACGTAATTTTCCATAAAGAATATCATCCCAAAAAGATTGTTCTAGCGGAACTAATTTGTAATAATCAAGGACGCGCTATTGATTGCAAA is a genomic window containing:
- a CDS encoding helix-turn-helix domain-containing protein, whose product is MKVGKLISNIRKERHLSITNLSEMINVSISYISQIEHDFISPSLSTLEKISRALDVPINIFFHEQDPVHSFVKSNEVKAINHMGCVYQQLTDSPNQEIDSLIISGDLVTMSPVLHEGVKLLYMLEGETLWFVASDEYRLKEGDSLYFDASTPHGCRHQFTPSAKVVVISAVMKKKPDSPICNP
- a CDS encoding helix-turn-helix domain-containing protein, whose protein sequence is MVEIGPIIRDIRKTKQLSLRNIAERTDLTMGYLSLVERNKVSPSLSSIEKIAGAMSIPVSSLFPRPKIQTQYIPKERRTHLHHSLGGLLEYLCNPTPSSSLCVYITKIHALESMIFQHEGTELIYVLHGELHLYVGTEEYVMREGDAILFNASAPHWGVPCDDKLEMIVACTSINNCHLFSEKSTR
- a CDS encoding hybrid sensor histidine kinase/response regulator, which translates into the protein MSDSTAEQTLDQQNEEILDDFPEGMINAEERNKNNVDGDISLLTDIYALCNQLIIKDDLHSVYHAVVDTALMLTNADKGFIQVPDEKNLGALKLIEYSGMKEHKVPYAIPIGEDCSGRAYTALKRVIVKEVSSSTIFSKENRQILLAEDIQAVQSTPLISSKGNTQGILSTCYSQKHDLNTRDLRVIDILAPIAGDMIELAKDREETNQKVKEALAINEELRRMDQHKNAFLSMLSHELRNPLASIMMSLSLLDVPENNKEALRAKKAIKRQSALLSRLIDDLLDVTRISSSKMTLKREYIDLNMIISRAIDDYKEQFERGGVHLEVDLPLVPLYIEADPARITQIIGNILHNAVKFSGSGCLTAVTVYKEGAEAVIRIRDNGIGIERDLLEDLFKPFAQAADRNSERNGQGLGLGLAIVKGIVELHGGIIEAFSEGLGKGTEFIIRLPLGEGPNNLSCQQNIEDKKAAQVFKILVIDDVPDIAEILSSLLCSLGHDVISAKSGKEGLDKARTFHPDVILCDIGMIGIDGYEVAQRIRNDSELKDVYLIALSGYAQEMDIKKSMHAGFDKHLAKPLDLAVLDKILLGISKR
- a CDS encoding helix-turn-helix transcriptional regulator, with the translated sequence MTGQLIESEFIERKNVKDILKNVLSYPLNIVVAPIGYGKTTAVKKYVQDIKIRSVWISMSELGKDNDFFWQELIKSIAQFNQTLTEELQSLGFPSDNIRIAKALNIIKKRSAKEEIIIVFDDYYLIENNEKNELLLNLIQLKIPYLHIIILSRFMPDIPVAGLIVSGLCHLLDHDVLAFSIDETEKYLSLYGCHVNKKQLEEIQDYTCGWITAICLTKNYLVNGEADAFSKFYHDSELLLKSVITHIYEPEITEFLYKICFLESFTMDQACFILEEKKVIDYIKRLYRDSFFILRNHEGAYKLNKIVRNLLCSGREPNKNDIDYQKLYARAGLWYINEKKYIEGLSCLFKAQHLEDILMVMDKKETTLDIIQSALIINDNLLEMILSMQDQIKYQYPMAMIKLIYIYCLVRDKEKGAEMFNLLANYYNVYNHATYSNKRILGEIEFHCSITVFNDIQKVFDHFDKSYELLKGQSYISDKHDGLIFSSPHLSYMYYREKGHYKDIIEILSSRYESYLCLIGSNYVSFQYLVFAEYYLETGDLEQAQLNVLKAVHLAQKDRFVYLLVCAKFTLTRLYLAQGNISGVNECLSYFAVISQNDDNLYIRTTVDIARAYIYSCMDQIDEIPEWIKSRTNLNESFRHSMDVFSIVYGKYVLLSGDFIELDALINNFLAQFRVYNNQLGYIYTFIYSAAAKCTLYGIADGVVELNKALTIAEADNIVMPFAENAEYILPILKSELVNVNSTYLKRLTACCIEHLAIKRKIKRSKGFLSDREIEILQSLNDGLKIKEIAKKLFLSPNTVSTHMKNIYSKLDVNNKIAAIKKACEINII